Proteins from one Sphaeramia orbicularis chromosome 17, fSphaOr1.1, whole genome shotgun sequence genomic window:
- the odr4 gene encoding protein odr-4 homolog has translation MGRGYIVDDAVEEYLSKLCEQKASQITGLLIGQSSAQRDFVVMATRTPQREESTASAGNSLDKDWVTEHARQVSRMLPGGLSVLGVFIISDTDAKDTQTTLRQLVFAVENLISSEYLWSPSDDDVTDCVTLHVNSKTRKTLCRTFDVKDPKSMAKPADWKYQSGVCSSWITVLCCLNVDIVVPLPENRSSTENMDECLKEGLKAWTQKIENGICLLDGKKLLDDTELTTGQRRNVKQTYTAQLLLTSCEHRVTDVVQRCGGSVSVRGAIHSRAYLHSNKPKAKLAEKLLKRDVLSTVATRVQMLLEELMIAEQESSVRDKKQTAQFSLPRRVFCPVKGSGPVCVCDYQFSYEELSEATERLKEMLDIDAAEEDLDTSQEITAETVQSGEDMHSDVAAEPTVETAEELKPKRSNYIGVAMATAVALLATAASMLYLNDI, from the exons ATGGGTCGGGGTTATATAGTAGACGATGCTGTGGAGGAATATCTGTCCAAACTGTGTGAACAAAAAGCAAGTCAAATCACAGGCTTGCTAATCGGACAG AGCTCAGCCCAGAGGGATTTTGTTGTCATGGCAACTCGTACCCCCCAAAGGGAAGAGTCGACTGCTTCAGCAGGAAACTCTCTGGACAAGGACTGGGTCACTGAGCATGCCCGCCAG GTGTCCAGGATGCTGCCTGGGGGCCTGTCTGTTTTAGGAGTTTTTATCATCAGTGATACTGATGCTAAAGACACACAGACTACACTCCGACAG CTGGTTTTCGCAGTGGAGAACCTGATCTCCTCTGAGTATCTATGGAGCCCTTCAGATGATGATGTTACAGACTGTGTCACTCTACATGTCAACTCCAAAACTAGGAA AACATTGTGTAGAACATTTGACGTCAAAGACCCAAAG AGCATGGCTAAACCCGCTGACTGGAAGTACCAGTCAGGTGTTTGTTCCTCTTGGATCACTGTGTTGTGTTGTCTAAATGTGGACATAGTTGTACCACTACCAGAGAACAGATCCAGCACAGAAAACATGGATGAATGCCTTAAG GAGGGACTGAAAGCATGGACACAGAAGATTGAGAATGGAATTTGTCTGCTGGATGGAAAAAAGCTTCTGGATGACACAGAACTCACGACAGGACAG AGGAGGAATGTGAAACAGACGTACACTGCTCAGCTTCTCCTCACATCG TGTGAACACAGGGTAACTGATGTGGTCCAGCGCTGTGGAGGCAGTGTGTCAGTCAGAGGTGCAATCCACAGCAGAGCTTATCTACACAGCAACAAACCAAAGGCCAAACTGGCTGAGAAG CTGCTAAAGAGGGATGTGCTTTCTACGGTGGCCACAAGGGTTCAAATGCTTTTGGAGGAACTGATGATAGCAGAGCAGGAGAGCAGTGTCAGAGATAAGAAACAAACAG CGCAATTCAGCCTCCCTCGTCGCGTCTTCTGTCCGGTTAAAGGAAGTGGTcccgtgtgtgtttgtgactACCAGTTCAGTTATGAGGAACTGTCTGAAGCAACTGAAAGGCTGAAGGAGATGCTGGACATTGACGCAGCCGAGGAAGACTTGGATACAAGTCAGGAGATTACAGCTGAAACTGTACAGAGTGGTGAAGACATGCATAGTGATGTTGCTGCAG AGCCCACTGTGGAAACTGCTGAGGAGCTCAAGCCCAAGAGGAGCAATTATATTG GTGTTGCCATGGCTACTGCTGTCGCCCTCCTCGCCACAGCTGCGTCAATGCTGTATCTCAATGACATTTGA